Proteins encoded in a region of the Candidatus Cloacimonadaceae bacterium genome:
- a CDS encoding DUF4040 domain-containing protein: MEIYLVIMLVLMILGSIYSLHAKDLLSAVISYGIVGFGLVISFLLLYAPDLAIVQVVIEIITLIIMIAVITNATHEEEKVGFGFSPIFYAATVLIFATVFLLIVSRFTNTLNHFGQHVTRMADIYIDSAAESGSANLVTGIILHFRAYDTLGEATVLFTAVIGVLSILRHSGKKKES, translated from the coding sequence ATGGAAATATATTTGGTCATAATGCTGGTTCTAATGATATTAGGCTCGATTTATTCATTACATGCCAAAGATTTGCTCTCCGCCGTAATTTCCTACGGTATTGTCGGATTCGGGCTGGTAATCTCATTTTTGCTCTTATATGCACCCGATCTGGCGATAGTACAGGTTGTGATTGAGATCATAACTCTAATCATTATGATTGCAGTGATAACAAATGCAACTCATGAGGAAGAAAAAGTGGGATTCGGTTTCAGTCCTATTTTTTATGCGGCAACAGTCTTGATCTTTGCTACAGTATTCCTGCTAATTGTTTCTCGCTTTACAAATACATTAAACCACTTCGGCCAACATGTGACCCGAATGGCAGATATTTATATAGATTCAGCCGCAGAATCAGGAAGTGCAAATCTGGTTACCGGGATCATCTTACATTTCAGAGCTTACGACACTTTAGGTGAGGCGACAGTTCTGTTCACCGCTGTTATAGGAGTTCTCTCCATTTTACGGCATTCGGGCAAGAAGAAGGAGAGCTAA
- a CDS encoding MnhB domain-containing protein produces MKENNLKSAPLGMTVIVKTICQFIAPTIFLFGIYVSVHGHLSPGGGFTGGVIMASAFIFQILADGSVLEKLRKEKWRLELSESIAIFSFLMLAVIGLLVAGTAVFFGNFLRVGKLGELISGGFIPIGNIIIGIEVCAAISSIFVALLIYKDEESE; encoded by the coding sequence ATGAAAGAAAACAACCTTAAATCTGCTCCGCTGGGTATGACAGTAATTGTGAAAACCATCTGTCAATTCATCGCGCCAACTATATTTCTCTTTGGAATATATGTTTCAGTCCATGGACATCTCTCGCCAGGTGGTGGTTTTACCGGAGGCGTCATTATGGCGAGTGCTTTTATATTTCAAATTCTGGCAGATGGAAGTGTCTTGGAGAAGTTAAGAAAAGAAAAATGGCGTCTGGAGTTATCAGAAAGCATCGCTATTTTCAGTTTCCTGATGTTAGCTGTAATTGGTTTGTTAGTCGCAGGCACAGCGGTATTTTTCGGAAACTTTCTTCGGGTGGGTAAATTAGGAGAGTTGATTAGCGGTGGATTTATCCCCATCGGGAATATTATCATTGGAATAGAAGTATGTGCCGCTATTTCTTCAATTTTTGTGGCATTACTTATTTACAAAGATGAGGAGTCGGAATGA
- a CDS encoding sodium:proton antiporter: MILFLLCFILFIIGMSGVILQRNMIKIIIGLAIMEYSVILFLILIGYIDGGTVPIISESFEKGPFVDPLPQALVLTAIVIGLATKALLLSVAIRLYKHYGTFDIRKMNNLKG; encoded by the coding sequence ATGATTCTGTTTTTATTGTGTTTCATCCTTTTCATCATTGGTATGTCTGGAGTGATTTTGCAAAGGAACATGATTAAGATTATTATCGGCTTGGCGATAATGGAGTACAGCGTGATTTTGTTCTTAATCTTAATCGGTTATATAGACGGTGGGACGGTGCCGATAATATCAGAATCTTTTGAAAAAGGTCCCTTTGTTGACCCTTTACCACAGGCATTGGTTTTGACGGCAATAGTCATCGGATTGGCTACCAAGGCTTTGCTGCTTTCAGTAGCAATCCGGTTGTATAAGCATTACGGCACATTTGATATTAGAAAAATGAATAACCTCAAGGGATAA
- a CDS encoding proton-conducting transporter membrane subunit, protein MSSMIPLYIIIPLGIAFLTIIFGRWLQCLGKYLIIPAMLFLTGLTFYFVLQAPQTLVYRVGGFADVLKIPAAIFLVADGLTNILLLIISLVGLLVALYSLSYTKQYSGEEKFYALFSLMLAGMYGVVLAGDIFNLYVFLEIASIASYALVAFGIEKEQLEATFKYQVLGGVSSLIILTAIGFIYWTTGTLNLADIATQLPDASSFQIFVSVLLIGGFGLKAALVPFHSWLPDAHSSAPSPISAMLSGVLIKAVGIYVIIRLFFSVFQMNYEIAMTITALGTLSMIVGVFLAVGQWDFKRLLAYHSISQMGYVVLGIGIGMLVLATGGKEKVAILAITGGLFHLLNHSIFKALLFLNAGSVEYRTGTRNLRKLGGLASKMPITSGSTFVASMAISGIPPFNGFFSKVVIIFAAIQAGYYWLAFSAVVVSIITLASFTKVLKYAFYGELPAKYENTKESPFSMSLSMTLLALLCLVMSLLIIPGVRAVFLQPAVDVLLETTKYSTKVIGL, encoded by the coding sequence ATGAGTTCAATGATTCCTCTGTATATTATTATTCCTCTCGGAATAGCTTTTTTAACGATTATTTTCGGGAGATGGTTGCAGTGTCTCGGTAAGTATTTGATAATTCCGGCGATGCTTTTCCTGACGGGATTGACATTTTATTTTGTATTGCAGGCTCCGCAAACCTTGGTTTACCGTGTGGGCGGTTTCGCAGATGTGCTCAAAATCCCTGCTGCAATTTTCTTAGTAGCAGACGGGCTTACCAATATCCTGCTGTTGATTATATCATTAGTAGGTCTGTTAGTGGCCTTATATTCTCTCAGCTACACAAAACAGTATTCGGGGGAAGAAAAGTTCTATGCCCTTTTCAGCTTGATGTTGGCTGGTATGTATGGAGTCGTTCTTGCCGGAGATATATTTAATCTTTATGTCTTTCTGGAAATTGCCTCTATCGCTTCTTATGCTTTGGTTGCTTTCGGTATAGAGAAAGAGCAGCTGGAGGCGACCTTTAAGTATCAAGTTTTAGGCGGAGTTTCATCTTTGATAATTTTAACAGCCATTGGTTTTATTTATTGGACAACCGGTACTTTAAACTTGGCTGATATAGCTACACAACTCCCGGATGCAAGTTCTTTTCAGATTTTTGTATCTGTTTTACTCATTGGCGGTTTCGGGCTAAAAGCAGCATTAGTTCCATTCCATTCCTGGCTACCTGATGCCCACTCTTCTGCACCATCACCGATATCGGCGATGTTGTCGGGAGTTCTGATTAAAGCTGTCGGAATCTATGTCATAATCCGGCTGTTTTTTAGTGTCTTCCAGATGAACTATGAGATTGCAATGACCATTACCGCACTGGGAACTCTCTCAATGATTGTTGGCGTTTTTCTGGCAGTTGGACAGTGGGATTTTAAACGGCTGTTAGCATATCACAGTATCAGTCAGATGGGCTATGTTGTTCTGGGCATCGGCATCGGAATGCTCGTATTGGCGACTGGCGGTAAAGAAAAGGTGGCAATACTGGCAATTACCGGAGGACTGTTCCATCTGCTCAATCACTCGATATTCAAGGCATTACTGTTTCTTAACGCCGGCTCCGTTGAATATAGAACAGGCACCCGAAACCTCAGGAAACTTGGTGGCTTGGCAAGTAAAATGCCCATAACCTCTGGGAGCACTTTTGTCGCCTCAATGGCTATTTCTGGGATACCCCCATTTAATGGTTTTTTCAGCAAAGTCGTGATTATATTCGCGGCGATCCAAGCCGGATATTATTGGTTAGCCTTCTCTGCGGTAGTTGTCAGCATTATTACCCTGGCATCCTTCACCAAAGTTCTGAAGTATGCTTTTTATGGTGAATTGCCGGCAAAATATGAGAATACCAAGGAATCTCCTTTTAGTATGTCTTTATCAATGA
- a CDS encoding proton-conducting transporter membrane subunit yields MMDFQLLIMMPIAIGVAILIIPESLKIIKGLVALIVSAATLYLAVSIFRLPAGDAAGLFSMQSILLPALDKYFVLNVDGLSKLIVLFIGVFGFLYALYSISYLNKSSVSPNTGQTRVPSNYYSYYLITLGASFGVALADNLLLFVTLWGLLGLTLYKLIKGHNEESSATAKKTLVLIGASDSILIMGIGLLFIRSGSFNMSEISLVTNTAITNIAFLSLLIASFTKAGVFPLHTWIPDYAKDAPASSAAFLPASLDKLLGIYFLARICGDLFRLTSWATLLLLVIGSVTIIAAVMMALVQHNYKRLLGYHAVSQVGYMVTGLALGTPLGIAAGLFHMVNHAIYKGGLFLTSGSVEKRTGKEELGELGGLSKFMPLTFISALIFALSISGLPPLNGFYSKWMIYTGIIEFGKGSGIANKLWIVWLTLALIGSALTLASFVKLISGIYLGRRNEQLGKIKEVSFLMWFPQIILAGLCVFFGVFAARWIIPLLLGFTHVGGADTFPGLWPAQSVSIMILISIVIGFIIYWVGTLKTRRVSDSFIGGEKLQEELSFSPLEFYKTIGTMKLFNFCYDKARKNWFDVYHIGKGIVLGLSSILSRCHTGILSTYLMWMIFGVALMLIILIV; encoded by the coding sequence ATGATGGACTTTCAATTGTTGATTATGATGCCGATTGCTATTGGCGTTGCTATATTAATTATTCCCGAATCACTGAAGATTATCAAAGGGCTTGTAGCTTTGATAGTTTCTGCTGCTACTCTCTATCTGGCCGTTTCAATTTTTAGACTTCCAGCCGGAGATGCAGCAGGCCTCTTTAGTATGCAAAGTATATTGCTGCCTGCGTTAGATAAATACTTTGTGCTAAATGTAGATGGATTAAGCAAACTAATTGTTTTATTCATCGGCGTATTTGGTTTTCTCTATGCCCTCTATTCTATATCATACCTAAATAAAAGCAGTGTATCCCCAAACACCGGGCAGACGCGAGTACCCTCAAATTACTACTCATATTATCTAATTACTTTAGGAGCCTCTTTCGGAGTGGCTCTGGCTGATAACCTGCTCCTTTTCGTTACTTTATGGGGATTACTGGGGTTGACGCTTTACAAATTAATCAAAGGGCACAACGAGGAGAGTTCTGCAACGGCAAAGAAGACCCTGGTGCTGATTGGAGCTTCTGATTCCATATTAATCATGGGAATTGGTTTGTTGTTCATTCGTTCAGGCTCTTTCAATATGTCCGAAATCAGCCTTGTCACAAACACAGCAATCACGAATATTGCTTTTCTATCGCTTCTGATAGCGAGTTTCACCAAAGCTGGAGTATTCCCGCTACACACCTGGATACCTGACTATGCCAAAGACGCTCCGGCTTCCTCGGCTGCTTTTCTGCCCGCTTCGCTGGATAAACTCTTGGGCATCTATTTTCTTGCCAGGATCTGTGGCGATCTGTTTCGCTTAACTTCGTGGGCTACTCTCCTGCTCCTTGTAATCGGATCGGTGACAATAATTGCAGCAGTAATGATGGCTCTTGTGCAGCATAACTACAAAAGGCTGCTTGGTTATCATGCGGTGTCCCAGGTTGGTTATATGGTAACCGGGTTAGCCTTGGGAACACCTCTGGGAATAGCAGCCGGATTGTTTCACATGGTGAATCATGCAATCTACAAAGGCGGGTTGTTTCTAACTTCCGGAAGCGTGGAAAAAAGAACAGGTAAAGAGGAGCTTGGCGAGCTTGGCGGCTTGAGTAAGTTCATGCCCTTAACCTTTATTTCGGCACTTATTTTTGCCCTTTCCATTTCCGGGCTTCCACCGTTGAATGGGTTTTATTCCAAATGGATGATTTATACCGGAATAATTGAATTCGGAAAAGGTAGCGGCATTGCCAATAAACTCTGGATAGTCTGGCTGACATTAGCTCTTATTGGCTCAGCGTTGACATTGGCGAGTTTTGTAAAGCTGATTTCAGGTATTTATCTCGGAAGAAGAAATGAACAGTTGGGTAAAATAAAGGAAGTTAGTTTCCTGATGTGGTTTCCGCAAATTATTCTGGCAGGATTATGCGTATTTTTTGGGGTTTTTGCTGCCAGATGGATAATCCCACTCCTGCTTGGGTTTACCCATGTAGGCGGTGCTGATACTTTTCCAGGCTTGTGGCCTGCACAATCAGTCTCTATAATGATCCTGATTTCGATTGTCATTGGGTTTATCATTTATTGGGTGGGAACGTTAAAAACCAGAAGGGTATCCGATAGTTTCATCGGAGGTGAGAAACTACAGGAAGAGCTGAGCTTTTCCCCGCTTGAGTTCTATAAGACAATAGGTACCATGAAACTGTTTAATTTCTGCTACGATAAAGCCAGGAAAAACTGGTTTGATGTCTATCATATCGGGAAAGGAATTGTCCTGGGGTTGAGCTCTATACTAAGCAGGTGTCACACAGGAATTCTCTCCACATACCTGATGTGGATGATATTCGGAGTGGCTCTGATGTTGATAATCTTAATTGTGTAA